One region of Candidatus Neomarinimicrobiota bacterium genomic DNA includes:
- the rfaE1 gene encoding D-glycero-beta-D-manno-heptose-7-phosphate kinase produces MTQDETTALLESLQDFQGKNIAVVGDVMVDIYHRGTVNRISPEAPVPVVSIDSVEHHPGGAANVAMNLKALGAEVDLLGVTGEDVNGDVLMSLLREAGIRIDGCVSDPDRPTTAKTRVIAGSQHVVRTDLETTNILSDRHREALVEFLKAGLSKYDAVILQDYNKGVLQPDTIRTIIKTCRSNDVIVTVDPKFQHFFEYRNATMVKPNLKEVESVLGRTVQTDGQIADAGKELIESLESDYLLVTLGARGMELFARYDTFERFPTQAKKVADVSGAGDTVIATVTLALAAGSDPKTAAILGNIAAGRVCEEVGIVPITVETLRNSISG; encoded by the coding sequence ATGACACAGGACGAGACAACTGCTCTCCTGGAATCTCTTCAGGATTTTCAGGGAAAAAATATCGCCGTCGTCGGTGACGTAATGGTGGATATTTACCACCGCGGGACAGTCAATCGCATTTCACCGGAAGCACCGGTCCCGGTGGTCAGTATTGACAGCGTTGAGCACCATCCCGGTGGAGCAGCAAATGTCGCCATGAATTTGAAAGCGCTCGGCGCCGAAGTCGATTTGTTGGGCGTGACGGGTGAAGATGTCAATGGCGATGTGTTAATGAGTCTCCTCAGAGAGGCCGGTATCCGGATTGACGGTTGTGTTTCCGATCCGGACAGACCGACTACGGCAAAAACCCGTGTTATTGCCGGATCGCAGCATGTAGTCAGGACCGATCTCGAGACGACCAACATATTATCTGATCGACACCGTGAGGCCCTGGTAGAATTTTTAAAGGCCGGATTGTCCAAGTATGATGCCGTGATCTTACAGGATTACAACAAAGGTGTCCTCCAGCCGGATACTATCAGGACAATAATCAAAACCTGTCGTTCCAACGATGTAATCGTAACGGTGGATCCGAAATTTCAGCACTTTTTTGAGTATCGGAATGCTACGATGGTCAAACCGAATCTCAAAGAAGTAGAAAGCGTGCTGGGTCGAACCGTTCAGACGGACGGACAGATTGCCGACGCCGGTAAAGAGCTCATCGAATCTCTGGAATCGGATTATTTGCTCGTGACATTGGGGGCGAGAGGTATGGAACTCTTTGCAAGGTATGATACCTTTGAACGGTTTCCGACACAGGCAAAAAAGGTGGCCGATGTTTCCGGCGCAGGCGATACGGTGATTGCGACAGTTACGCTTGCCCTGGCAGCCGGCTCGGATCCGAAAACGGCGGCTATCCTTGGCAATATCGCTGCCGGCAGAGTTTGTGAAGAGGTTGGGATCGTCCCGATAACTGTTGAGACTTTGCGGAACAGTATTTCCGGGTAA